In Primulina eburnea isolate SZY01 chromosome 3, ASM2296580v1, whole genome shotgun sequence, one DNA window encodes the following:
- the LOC140825417 gene encoding LOW QUALITY PROTEIN: nudix hydrolase 19, chloroplastic-like (The sequence of the model RefSeq protein was modified relative to this genomic sequence to represent the inferred CDS: inserted 2 bases in 1 codon), translated as MLLPTCCYHVGYRQENDRALLSRQSSYVPRMWSCLAGYIEPGESLEEAVRRETWEENGIEVGEVVYHSSQPWPAGPSSMPCQLMVGFFTYAKSFELHVEKKEREDAKWHSREDIKKTLTYAEYKKAQKTSAAKAEQMCKGVEKGQQLSADFNIESGEIAPMFIXSLWVDQVPPNGVETQKQASGSQSSL; from the exons ATGTTGCTTCCAACATGTTGTTATCATGTTGGTTATAGACAAGAAAATGACCGTGCGTTACTAAGTAGACAGTCGAGTTATGTACCTCGCATGTGGAGTTGCCTTGCAGGCTACATAGAG CCAGGAGAAAGCTTAGAAGAGGCAGTGAGGAGGGAAACATGGGAGGAGAATGGCATTGAAGTTGGTGAAGTTGTGTACCATAGTTCTCAGCCATGGCCTG CTGGACCTAGCAGCATGCCATGCCAGCTAATGGTTGGGTTCTTTACATATGCTAAATCATTTGAGCTACATGTGGAAAAGAAGGAGCGAGAAG ATGCTAAATGGCATAGTAGAGAAGACATAAAGAAAACTCTTACATATGCTGAATACAAGAAGGCTCAGAAAACTTCAGCTGCTAAAGCAGAACAAATGTGCAAAGGTGTCGAAAAAGGACAACAACTGTCTGCAGATTTTAACATCGAAAGTGGCGAGATTGCTCCTATGTTTAT CAGTTTGTGGGTCGATCAGGTTCCGCCAAATGGTGTCGAAACACAGAAACAAGCGAGTGGTTCACAATCAAGTTTgtag
- the LOC140825418 gene encoding proline-rich receptor-like protein kinase PERK15 produces MSSPAPVVSPPSPPTNATSPPPSTVSPPPPENVTSPPPPVDSPPPSATVSPPPPVPVTTPPPAQSPPVSSPPPSTSPPPPPSNTPPAPPLPSPTPTTPSLPPRSPPSPPSPPSPPAPSGRSSPPPPSGGAARSPPAAPSSNGGSSSAVSAGLVVGIAIGGIVILAVLTLIFICCKKKRRRPQPDYYVPHPPPPPLGPKADPYGNPIHNWQQSAPARDDNFVTIPPKHSPPLVGAIRPHQSPARAPLPPPPPPPLYLSSSGGSGSHYSGPETLPPHPSPGMSLGFSKSTFTYEELSMATDGFSTANLLGQGGFGYVHRGVLPNGKEVAVKQLKAGSGQGEREFQAEVEIISRVHHKHLVSLVGYSITGSQRMLVYEFVQNNTLEFHLHGNGRPTMDWPTRLKIALGAAKGLAYLHEDCHPKIIHRDIKASNILLDFNFEAKVADFGLAKFTSDANTHVSTRVMGTFGYLAPEYASSGKLTEKSDVFSFGVMLLELITGRRPVDTSQSFMDDSLVDWARPLLTRALEDGNFDALIDQRLQRNYNQNEMARIVACAAACVRHSAKRRPRMSQVVRALEGDLSLSDLNEGIKPGHSSMYSSHGSSDYDTAQYNDDMKKFRKLALTSGDGSSGQYSNPTSEYGLYPSSSSGEAQQTRGMEIDKLKTEGQR; encoded by the exons ATGTCTTCGCCTGCGCCGGTGGTGTCTCCGCCGTCTCCGCCGACAAACGCCACCTCTCCTCCACCATCCACCGTCTCACCACCTCCGCCTGAAAACGTAACCTCGCCGCCTCCTCCCGTCGACTCTCCACCACCCTCTGCCACTGTCTCCCCGCCCCCGCCTGTACCCGTCACCACTCCCCCACCCGCTCAATCTCCTCCGGTCAGCTCGCCGCCACCCTCCACTTCTCCTCCTCCGCCTCCATCCAACACGCCTCCGGCGCCGCCGCTGCCATCACCCACCCCGACAACACCCTCTCTTCCACCAAGATCACCTCCATCACCGCCTTCCCCTCCCTCCCCGCCGGCGCCATCCGGTAGGAGTTCTCCACCTCCGCCATCGGGAGGTGCGGCGAGATCCCCGCCGGCTGCCCCGTCTTCTAATGGCGGGTCATCGTCAGCGGTATCAGCAGGACTTGTTGTTGGGATagctattggaggcattgtaatACTTGCGGTTTTGACTTTAATTTTCATATGCTGCAAGAAAAAGAGAAGAAGACCACAGCCTGATTACTACGTACCCCATCCTCCTCCACCACCCCTTGGGCCTAAAG CCGACCCGTATGGAAACCCGATTCACAATTGGCAGCAGAGTGCGCCAGCACGAGATGATAATTTTGTCACAATCCCACCTAAACATTCTCCCCCACTGGTTGGTGCCATAAGACCACATCAATCACCAGCACGTGCCCCTTTACCTCCTCCTCCGCCACCACCTCTGTACTTAAGCAGCAGTGGAGGTTCTGGTTCCCATTATTCAGGCCCCGAAACTCTGCCTCCGCACCCTTCACCAGGAATGTCTTTAGGGTTTTCGAAAAGCACTTTTACTTATGAAGAGCTGTCAATGGCAACCGACGGGTTTTCCACAGCCAATCTTCTTGGGCAAGGTGGTTTTGGTTATGTGCACCGGGGAGTCCTGCCAAATGGTAAAGAGGTTGCGGTGAAGCAGTTAAAGGCTGGAAGTGGACAGGGGGAACGCGAGTTCCAGGCTGAAGTTGAGATTATCAGCAGAGTGCATCATAAGCATCTTGTTTCATTGGTTGGATACAGCATCACTGGGTCTCAGAGAATGCTCGTATATGAATTTGTTCAAAATAACACCCTGGAATTTCACTTGCATG GAAATGGGAGACCTACAATGGATTGGCCCACACGATTGAAGATAGCTCTAGGTGCTGCGAAAGGGCTTGCATATCTTCATGAAGATT gtCATCCAAAAATTATCCACAGAGACATCAAGGCTTCCAATATTCTTTTGGATTTCAATTTTGAAGCAAAG GTTGCAGATTTTGGTCTCGCTAAGTTCACATCTGATGCCAATACTCATGTCTCCACACGAGTGATGGGAACTTTTGG GTATTTGGCTCCAGAGTATGCTAGCTCTGGAAAGCTTACTGAAAAATCCGATGTATTCTCCTTTGGAGTCATGCTTCTTGAATTGATCACCGGACGGCGTCCGGTTGATACCAGTCAATCTTTCATGGATGATAGTTTGGTAGACTGG GCAAGACCATTGCTCACCCGAGCGCTTGAAGATGGAAACTTTGATGCACTCATTGATCAGCGGCTGCAAAGGAATTATAATCAAAATGAGATGGCTCGCATTGTAGCTTGTGCCGCTGCTTGTGTGCGTCACTCGGCTAAGCGCAGGCCACGGATGAGCCAG GTGGTAAGGGCTTTGGAAGGAGACTTATCTCTGTCCGATCTCAACGAAGGAATCAAACCAGGGCACAGCTCCATGTACAGTTCTCATGGAAGTTCAGATTACGACACCGCTCAATACAACGATGACATGAAAAAGTTCAGGAAATTGGCACTCACTAGCGGAGACGGAAGCAGTGGCCAATACAGCAATCCAACAAGCGAATACGGATTATATCCATCCAGCTCGAGCGGTGAAGCCCAACAAACCAGAGGAATGGAGATAGACAAGTTGAAAACGGAGGGTCAACGGTGA